One window of the Longimicrobiaceae bacterium genome contains the following:
- a CDS encoding toll/interleukin-1 receptor domain-containing protein has translation MKVFISWSGPRSFKVAEKLREWLPDVLQEVDPWLSKADIDAGARWARELESQLAETQYGILCLTRENQTAPWILFEAGALAKSVQDAFVCPYLIGFPPTELSPGPLTQFQAKSATRDETWELVQSINRALKEKALTPERLKRSFEKFWPDLEALLCSLPEEADAVVPRRSSDEMVAEILSIVRTLAREEPNPLGSDEPAQRGAALNWLLLREQLDAPVWPPKTAMALRDLLKIMPKDIPRSDTDSEEQSIQDG, from the coding sequence ATGAAGGTTTTCATCAGTTGGTCTGGACCACGCAGCTTTAAAGTCGCCGAGAAGCTTCGCGAATGGCTACCCGATGTTCTCCAAGAAGTTGATCCGTGGCTTTCGAAAGCAGATATCGACGCAGGAGCTCGGTGGGCAAGAGAGCTAGAATCCCAACTTGCTGAAACACAGTACGGGATTCTTTGCCTCACACGCGAGAACCAGACAGCTCCTTGGATCTTGTTTGAAGCAGGTGCGCTCGCGAAGAGCGTTCAAGATGCGTTTGTCTGCCCTTATCTCATCGGATTTCCTCCAACCGAACTGAGTCCGGGCCCACTAACGCAGTTTCAGGCAAAAAGCGCGACACGAGACGAGACGTGGGAACTCGTTCAGAGTATCAACCGGGCCTTGAAGGAGAAGGCCCTGACACCAGAGAGACTGAAGCGGAGTTTCGAAAAGTTCTGGCCCGACCTCGAAGCTTTGTTGTGCTCGTTGCCTGAGGAAGCTGACGCGGTTGTGCCCCGCCGGTCAAGCGACGAAATGGTTGCAGAAATCCTGAGTATTGTGCGTACACTCGCTCGAGAGGAACCCAATCCTCTTGGCTCTGATGAGCCGGCGCAAAGAGGTGCTGCCCTTAACTGGTTACTCTTGAGGGAGCAATTGGATGCTCCAGTATGGCCTCCGAAGACAGCCATGGCCTTGAGAGATCTTTTAAAAATTATGCCTAAAGACATCCCGCGTTCAGACACCGACTCCGAAGAGCAGAGCATACAAGATGGCTGA